One stretch of Clavelina lepadiformis chromosome 6, kaClaLepa1.1, whole genome shotgun sequence DNA includes these proteins:
- the LOC143462582 gene encoding Fanconi anemia group M protein-like isoform X2, translating into MPKPLLRKTQKTLFESWKKKDPENPKLEKKNICGPFPASSNFNAKPQQSKRNQQCLDVINISEDEIGDEDLLSATVALERTLNDRQKPSSTVIEDIPGFDKFSGNLWIYPTNYPVREYQYFIVKTALFKNTLVALPTGLGKTFIAAVVMYNFYRWYPQGKVVFMAPTKPLVAQQIDACYNIMGIPMEDQTQITGATMASNRRSELWNSKRVFFVTPQVINNDLTRGVCPATEIKCLVVDEAHKALGNHAYCQVVQQLLAHTRDFRVLALSATPGSDLKTVQQVITNLLISHIELRSEEAVDIQQYTHSRNIEKFVVKLTDKILKMKEKYLSVIQMFINCLVNNKVIFNKDAAYFSKYALLMARDQYRKDPPTGLSRNTMGTVEGTFAILISLYHGLELLVQHGLKSFFIFLKGLMEGEKGNVRAKTSLHANESFREIYNELIDLFGSSPGSVVLLTQTAGTQYSKKAHSDVVARPYVYSHPKMQKLEEVVLNHFQKARTASEQGTGIETRVMVFCQYRDTVREITELLQMHRPLVRPMQFVGHAPSTNPKDDAKSGTKCNRRFTQKDQLMVVSKFRSGDYNTLVSTCVGEEGLDIGDVDLIICFDSHKSPIRLVQRMGRTGRKRKGKIVMLVTEGKEERDYNSSLASRRSIHKAILGAGKTLHYYPHNPAMIPRGLMPQCHKMFMTVATKPNNEKKKPTKQTKKETPGTSKDVSVMLKKKWDSTFLNKQQMENYRKNLQLTQEESKQLKKLPVSGMCLYLQKDQWGQTASQTNLSLNEWLPWQTRLQQTKYIEHSTRTKTFAELLEVSEVIKQSNQETFEKNLAPLFGAMVDTEQSTVVKAGISKYLKSLEKKQKLKPQKRKKEELFIISDDEVNCVGDNSIDLPAFDLTDDADELKNEMTSNVVIHKDDNTCPSFKQSDVKSTTDEKRICGDGSQICKEMEIKYNCKSCDSTSKKNEQCLELQLDNSNFNSNTENFAKTLFQKDSLSSFSANLPALCVTPTQTEGGSKFDFDCASKNQSESDSDPKSVSPLMESIAFDYSDDSDSKNTKTAKPTCFKLWDAQGTDKVRKGSIELKSEEDLDTKIPKKESLDFFENNSASVTTDEGLCGRQVDETKLDKTTSFSISDMDEIPNNEAEQFKDDIELPIRLTHAHQSLSLNKEDKSIKPNCNMYAAQVEPAISTVMSPRPINVEPFDMSADMFAPEFDLDFDLGCGTPLAEKKMESKSNNDDSTANNTCNKHKPTAIKGSDSKDATVTHIRQTSALANCDEPTIPPILTTTEDTIASISISISQTNRKENRTIFAELNANVANSNIPFASVKPQVISPSNREKSNDTSTTSNTTRSGNELSNSEKKFKLHVKRRRVLFSEPADCSLIQDEDDDFADFQTKPLLKRRRLEQSIWKDVSSDCDSIHSPIAATKRRARMVISSPGVKLHAQRDIQGQEANNEIEDSFKMQTSLVADSPVFKKRGNKLHIQSLKESPGLMTDLNCNMGASAFLKHSTPKVFLSGKNESLAEKRVPVSTTSLKSSKTNKQVKSRRPFIFDEAEVSTDGAVILSDEECDDDVTDEEMLAFVNDATQLTQHVNDHDSVPNEEAMYLQSIKSPFNKQSATGRYRLAYDVGRNVDVFSQVPEQDVSDYLEDSFCVVGEEEEHDTEIGEITMLGTQEFNLEESETRPRTRGQVKSRQINECNSGKVRKSATESKKRRRIICDEESDANNTETDANGSVEKILETSNQETSTNDIPGTSPRKVCEICGGVITSKGWLCKNCVDVMKQSKEEYKQIIKSEEKTLKTKQVPPVKVRLPATLRMTREERLKKSREKQLEFRKRQGQRRNSLHQNFAIKQQPSNNTDQHNSTPPDIDIGPAINKKLLFAESSPNLERHGLNKTTTHNTIVTSSNSPKFKPSEKLLILVDSREVNSGSVQLVQALRTKHNINVVVASLRGSSFAVSKRAAVIRKTTDDISTVSKKINIAAQMQKVCSYFRKVYLIVEKNRVKKGWVNKTSASHSANFTSNLVSISHGNVRVLHSNDQEQSAYLLQSLAMREYHAGHGIEGLMVQSASKHQQMISIYSNIPGITFISACYLAGTFKSLKAVLFSSADELSNKAAMTEQAARNLLKFLCKKFDVQMTPL; encoded by the exons ATGCCGAAGCCTCTATTGAGAAAGACACAGAAGACTTTATTTGAGTCATGGAAGAAAAAAGATCCTGAAAACCCAAAATTGGAGAAAAAAAATATCTGTGGGCCATTTCCTGCCTCATCAAACTTTAATGCTAAGCCACAGCAAAGCAAAAGGAACCAACAGTGTCTTGATGTAATTAACATTTCTGAAGATGAAATTGGTGATGAAGATTTGTTAAGTGCTACTGTTGCCTTGGAACGAACATTGAATGATAGGCAGAAACCTTCCTCAACTG TTATTGAAGATATACCTGgatttgataagttttctgggAACTTATGGATTTATCCAACAAATTACCCCGTTAGAGAGTATCAGTATTTCATTGTTAAAACAGCCTTATTTAAAAACACCTTGGTTGCTCTGCCAACTGGATTAGGTAAAACCTTTATTGCTGCTGTTGTAATGTATAATTTTTATCGATGGTATCCACAAggtaaagttgttttcatgGCCCCAACAAAACCACTGGTTGCCCAACAAATCGACGCATGCTACAATATTATGGGGATACCTATGGAGGATCAGACACAAATCACAG GAGCAACCATGGCATCCAATCGTCGTTCTGAGCTATGGAATTCAAAACGTGTATTTTTCGTAACTCCACAAGTCATTAACAATGACCTGACTAGGGGTGTTTGTCCTGCAACTGAAATTAAATGCCTCGTAGTTGATGAAGCACATAAGGCTCTTGGCAATCATGCCTACTGTCAA GTTGTTCAGCAGCTTTTGGCACATACACGTGATTTTCGGGTTCTTGCCCTTAGCGCTACACCAGGAAGTGATTTGAAAACAGTGCAACAG GTTATTACCAACTTGCTGATATCACACATCGAACTTCGTTCAGAAGAGGCAGTTGACATTCAGCAATATACTCATAGCAGAAACATTGAGAAATTTGTAGTGAAACTTACTGATAAAATcctaaaaatgaaagaaaagtatCTAAGT GTTATTCAGATGTTTATCAATTGTTTAGTGAATAATAAAGTGATCTTCAATAAAGACGCTGcttatttttcaaagtatGCACTGCTAATGGCCCGTGATCAGTATCGAAAAGATCCTCCAACTGGTCTATCA AGGAATACTATGGGCACAGTTGAAGGTACATTTGCCATTTTGATAAGTCTTTATCATGGTCTGGAATTACTGGTACAACATGgcctaaaatcattttttatatttctcaAAGGATTAATGGAAGGGGAAAAAG GAAATGTGAGGGCCAAAACCTCCTTGCACGCAAATGAATCTTTCAGAGAAATTTACAATGAGCTAATTGACTTATTTGGATCATCTCCTGGTTCTGTTGTTTTGCTCACCCAAACTGCTGGCACCCAGTACTCCAAGAAAGCACATTCT GATGTTGTTGCTAGGCCTTATGTCTACAGCCATCCAAAGATGCAGAAATTAGAAGAAGTTGTTTTGAATCATTTCCAGAAGGCTCGAACGG CATCTGAACAAGGGACAGGCATTGAAACACGTGTCATGGTATTTTGTCAATATCGTGATACTGTTCGGGAAATCACCGAACTTCTTCAAATGCATCGCCCATTGGTTCGGCCAATGCAATTTGTTGGTCATGCCCCTTCTACTAACCCCAAAGACGATGCAAAATCGGGAACAAAATGCAATAGACGGTTTACACAAAAGGATCAACTCATG GTAGTGAGCAAATTTCGTTCAGGTGATTACAATACACTTGTGTCAACTTGTGTGGGTGAGGAAGGACTTGATATTGGAGATGTTGATCTGATCATTTGCTTTGACTCCCACAAGAGTCCCATCCGTCTTGTGCAGAGAATGGGAAGAACTGGAAGGAAAAGGAAAGGAAAAATTGTGATGTTAGTTACTGAAGGAAAAGAAGAGAGG GATTACAACTCCAGTTTAGCAAGTCGTCGCAGtattcacaaggcaattttggGGGCAGGAAAAACACTGCACTATTATCCTCACAACCCAGCGATGATACCAAGAGGGTTGATGCCGCAGTgccacaaaatgtttatgaccGTTGCTACTAAACCAAACAATGAAAAGAAGAAACCgacaaaacaaactaaaaaggAGACTCCGGGTACATCAAAAGACGTTTCAGTGATGCTGAAAAAGA AATGGGATTCCACATTTCTCAATAAGCAGCAGATGGAAAACTACCGTAAGAACTTACAACTGACACAAGAAGAGTCTAAACAGCTGAAGAAATTGCCAGTCAGCGGCATGTGCCTCTACCTTCAGAAAGAT caATGGGGTCAAACAGCTTCACAAACCAATCTTTCCTTGAATGAATGGTTACCATGGCAAACAAGGCTGCAACAAACTAAATATATTGAACACTCAACAAggacaaaaacttttgcagAG CTTTTAGAGGTGTCTGAGGTGATAAAACAATCTAATCAggaaacttttgaaaaaaacctCGCTCCACTTTTTGGAGCTATGGTTGACACAGAGCAATCCACAGTTGTTAAAGCAGGCATTTCTAAATACCTTAAATCtttggaaaaaaaacaaaaactcaagccgcaaaaaaggaaaaaagaagagcTATTCATAATATCTGATGATGAAGTTAACTGTGTGGGCGATAATTCAATTGACCTTCCAGCATTTGATCTCACGGATGACGCTGATGAACTAAAGAATGAGATGACATCAAATGTTGTTATCCATAAAGATGATAATACATGTCCATCTTTCAAACAATCAGACGTAAAAAGCACTACAGATGAGAAAAGAATTTGTGGTGATGGATCGCAGATTTGCAAAGAAATGGAAATTAAGTATAACTGTAAAAGTTGTGACAGTACAAGTAAAAAGAATGAGCAATGTTTAGAACTGCAACTTGATAACTcaaatttcaattctaataCCGAAAATTTTGCCAAgactttgtttcaaaaagaTTCATTGTCTTCATTTTCTGCAAACCTCCCTGCTTTGTGTGTGACACCAACTCAAACCGAAGGTGGCAGTAAGTTTGACTTTGATTGTGCGTCCAAGAACCAATCAGAAAGTGATTCAGATCCAAAATCCGTCTCTCCTTTGATGGAGTCCATAGCTTTCGATTATTCTGATGATAGTGATAGTAAAAACACCAAAACCGCTAAACCAACATGTTTCAAATTGTGGGATGCACAAGGTACCGATAAAGTTAGAAAGGGTAGCATTGAACTGAAGAGTGAAGAAGATCTTGACACCAAAATTCCGAAAAAAGAATCActagatttttttgaaaacaactcCGCATCGGTAACAACAGATGAGGGCTTGTGTGGCAGACAGGTGGATGAAACTAAGCTTGATAAAACTACATCATTCTCAATTTCTGACATGGACGAAATTCCCAACAATGAAGCAGAACAATTTAAAGATGATATTGAATTGCCCATTAGGCTAACTCATGCTCATCAATCCTTGTCCTTAAACAAAGAAGACAAGAGCATAAAACCAAACTGCAATATGTATGCTGCACAAGTGGAACCTGCTATTTCTACAGTAATGTCACCTCGCCCCATAAACGTGGAGCCATTTGATATGTCTGCTGACATGTTTGCTCCCGAGTTTGATCTTGACTTTGATCTGGGATGTGGTACACCACTTGCAGAGAAGAAAATGGAGTCCAAGTCTAACAATGATGACAGCACAGCCAACAACACatgtaataaacataaacCTACAGCTATAAAGGGTAGCGATAGTAAGGATGCTACAGTGACGCATATTAGGCAAACATCAGCACTGGCAAACTGTGATGAACCCACCATACCACCCATCTTGACTACCACAGAAGATACAATAGCAAGCATTAGCATTAGCATTAGCCAGACaaacagaaaagaaaacaGGACTATATTTGCTGAGTTAAATGCGAATGTTGCAAATTCAAATATTCCTTTTGCCTCAGTGAAGCCCCAGGTCATATCTCCCTCAAACAGAGAAAAATCAAATGATACGTCCACTACTTCCAACACTACTAGGTCTGGGAATGAACTTTCAAACAgcgaaaaaaaattcaaattgcatGTTAAACGGAGAAGAGTTCTTTTCTCGGAACCTGCTGATTGCTCTCTAATTCAAGATGAAGACGATGATTTTGCtgattttcaaacaaaaccttTATTAAAGAGAAGGCGATTAGAGCAAAGCATTTGGAAAG ATGTGTCCTCGGACTGTGATTCTATTCATTCGCCTATTGCTGCCACAAAACGTCGAGCTAGAATGGTCATTTCTTCACCGGGTGTAAAACTGCATGCACAAAGAGATATTCAAGGTCAAGAAGCAAATAATGAAATTGAAGATTCctttaaaatgcaaacaagtttGGTTGCTGACAGCCCTGTCTTTAAGAAAAGAGGAAACAAACTACACATACAGTCATTAAAAGAATCTCCTGGTTTAATGACAGATTTAAATTGCAATATGGGTGCAAGTGCTTTCCTGAAACACAGCACTCCCAAAGTTTTCCTCTCAGGCAAAAATGAATCTTTAGCTGAAAAAAGAGTTCCAGTATCCACCACCAGCTTGAAG tcttcaaaaacaaacaagcaagTAAAATCAAGACGACCTTTCATCTTTGATGAGGCTGAAGTGAGCACGGATGGAGCAGTAATTTTATCAGATGAAGAATGTGATGACGATGTAACAGACGAGGAAATGCTCGCTTTCGTCAATGATGCCACTCAGCTTACACAACATGTTAACGACCATG ATTCAGTACCCAATGAAGAAGCCATGTACCTTCAATCAATTAAAAGTCCTTTCAATAAACAATCAGCTACTGGACGTTACAGGCTTGCATATGATGTGGGAAGGAATGTAGATGTTTTCTCACAG GTTCCTGAACAGGACGTGTCTGATTATTTAGAAGATAGCTTTTGTGTGGTTGGTGAGGAAGAGGAACATGACACAGAAATAGGAGAAATAACTATGCTCGGTACTCAGGAATTTAACCTTGAGGAATCAGAAACTAGACCAAGGACTAGGGGGCAG GTCAAATCTCGACAGATAAACGAGTGCAACTCTGGTAAGGTGAGAAAGAGCGCGACTGAAAGCAAGAAGAGAAGAAGGATAATATGTGATGAAGAGTCTGATGCAAACAATACAGAGACTGATGCCAATGGCTCGG TCGAAAAAATTCTGGAAACATCCAACCAGGAAACTAGTACAAATGACATACCAGGTACCTCACCCCGGAAAGTTTGTGAGATTTGTGGTGGAGTTATCACATCAAAGGGATGGTTGTGTAAAAACTGTGTTGATGTGATGAAGCAAAGTAAAGAAGAAtacaaacaaattataaaaagtgaaGAAAAGACCTTGAAGACCAAGCAGG TCCCACCTGTGAAAGTGAGATTGCCGGCAACACTCCGCATGACAAGGGAGGAAAGGCTGAAAAAGTCACGTGAAAAACAACTGGAATTTCGGAAAAGACAG GGTCAAAGGAGGAACAGTCTTCATCAAAATTTTGCCATTAAACAGCAACCGAGTAACAACACTG ATCAACATAACTCTACTCCACCAGACATTGATATTGGTCcggcaataaataaaaa gttGCTCTTTGCGGAATCATCTCCTAATCTTGAACGCCATGGTCTTAACAAGACAACAACACACAACACAATTGTAACTTCATCGAATTCACCTAAATTCAAGCCAAGTG AAAAGCTTTTAATACTGGTGGATAGCAGGGAGGTGAACAGTGGCTCAGTGCAACTTGTTCAAGCGCTTCGAACCAAACACAACATAAATGTTGTTGTTGCCTCACTGCGTGGTTCATCGTTTGCTGTGAGCAAAAG AGCTGCTGTTATAAGAAAGACCACTGATGACATTTCAACGgtttcaaagaaaattaatATTGCCGCTCAAATGCAAAAGGTCTGCTCATATTTTAGAAAGGTTTATCTCATTGTGGAAAAAAATCGAGTGAAAAAAG GTTGGGTGAATAAAACTTCTGCATCACACAGTGCCAACTTCACTTCGAATCTTGTGTCCATTTCTCATGGAAACGTGAGAGTTCTACATTCAAATGATCAA GAACAGTCGGCATATCTTCTACAGTCGTTAGCTATGAGGGAATATCATGCTGGTCATGGTATAGAAGGTTTGATGGTTCAATCAGCTTCAAAACACCAACAGATGATATCCATCTACAGCAACATTCCTGGTATCACTTTTATCAGCGCCTGCTACTTAGCTGGCACGTTTAAGTCCTTGAAAGCGGTGTTGTTCAG